TGATGGACCAACAATTAAACAAAAATCTCAAGATATTTGTTCGGTAGTAAACGCCGCAATAGTAACGGTTGGTGGATATAAAAAGCCGTTTTTTAACCGCATTAAAAAGGGTGGGGCTTAAAAATCCTGAAAACCACATGAGTCTTGATCTGCTTAGATAAGCGGAGATGGCGCTTTGCTAATTCAGGGACCCGACACCAAACGGCTAAATCGGTGATTTAGCCGTTTGGTTTGCCCTTGATTTTTCCCAAAATTTTTTGTAGGCTTGGAATATCTTTATGGATATCTTTATCTTCTTAAAAAGTGAAAAAAGATCAAAAAATATATATAAAAGAGAACGATGTTAACTTTCGGAAGCCATCCGGTGAACCAGATGGCGTGGAAAAAATGAAAGCGGGACAGAATCTCGTTTTTGTGGATGGGCCGTGGTTTAGGGCAACAAAAGATGGAAAGATTGGTTGGGTCTATGCTGACTATATATCTGAAACGAATCCGAACCCCGCACAGCAGCCACAGCAATTGATTTCTTTTGTGGAGGGATGGCCAAACTTATACAACAGCCCTGTTACTGTTGCCGTTCGCGAAATTATTAATAATGAGTTTGGGCTTGAAGCGGAGAAAATCCCGTTAAATTGTACCGAATACGTCCAGTATTGCATCAAGACAAAACTGGGCATTGTTATCGAGTGGCCATCTGACCGCCCGCGTCATGGCGGAAAATGGGCAGATATTTTTAGACGAAATAATTTGTACAAGGTTATAAATGAACCAGTTTCAAATTGTGCTGCTTGTTTTACTGATGTCCGCAAGAAAGACGGAACTTTAACAAAGGAAGGTCACGTTGCATTTGTTGAAGAAATATTTCCTGATGGCTCAATAAAAATTTCAGAGGCAAATTGGCCCAACAGCGGTATTTATAGTGAGCGTATTTTAAGCAAAGCGGATTGGCAAAATAAATATAGGTGCCGTTTTATTGATTTTTTATGACAATACCGGGTCAACAAAAAGTACGAAAAATTATTCGTGGGGACGAACAAAATAGGATTACTATTGCGGTGGTATTTTTGGCCACCTATCTAACTATTATTTTTGGGCTGTCTGATAAAATCAGGGTATCTATAAATGATATAAACGGGATGAGCATCTTGAATGACTTGGTTTTTGCAATTTTTATAGTTTTCGGCGTCTTAATTTCATCTCTGTTTTTCTTATATCTAGTTTTCACGGCACTAAGTTTAGATTTTAATAAACAAAAAGAGGTTATTTTTGAGCAAGAGGTGAGTGAGAAAAAATTAGTTAAAGTAAGAGAAAAACTTTTTAATGCTGGAGTGCGATCTGTTTTCATTTCATTTACGTTCCCGGTTTATTATCTCTTCGTTTTGTTTAGGAAAGGTTACGGAGTATGGACCTCCGTATTGCTGTGGGGCTTCAGTCTAGCCTTAATATATATTTTGTTATTTTTAGTTTTTAAAGACGATTAACTGGCCAACAAAAAAATTAGGAAAATAAATTTATGAACGAATTTGAATATATTAAACAGCATCTGCTCAATAGATTAGAAATTGATCGCGGATACTCTCATGGTGGGGCCCAGCGTATTTTAAGAGAACAACTAAATGAATGGGAAAAAAGAAAAAATGGCATTAAAGATTTATATGGCTTGTATAGACAATTTCTTATAAGCGCGCAAAATCGGCAGGGCATGCCTAACATTATAGGGGGAGAAAAAGGGGTTGATGAAATTTTAGAAAAAGTCATTAAGACACGACGACTTGATAAAATTGTGGAAAACTTTAAATCACCGGAAATTCTCTTTGAGAAAATTAAAAAGGTGAGTATAACAAAAAAACATACACTGAAAAGCTCTAAAAATACATGGATTGGTTTTTGTAAATCTGTTATATCCAGCGCGGAGTTTTTAAAGCAGTTTAAAGATTTAAACGATTTTAGAAAGTTTGCGGATTCTTTGTATAAAGTGAGGGGAGCGCGTATGGCTCTGCCTCTTATCATAAGTGCGGAAGTTAGCGGGATTGGGTTGGCATTGGCTTGTGATATTTTAAAAGAAAGCGGATACCCAGATTATGTTAAACCCGATATTTGGATTAAGCGCTTTGCAAAAGCTTTTGAAATTACAAAGTCAAACAGCGACTACAGAATAGCGGAGGATCTCGTGGCTTATAGTAAATCTATTAACGAACTGCCGTATGTGGTTGATAAGGCGTTCTGGTTAACTGGTAGCGGAGATTTTTATCTTAGTGGAGATAAAATCGAAAGAGTTAAAAAAGAAGATATAGAAAGTTTTGTTGAAAAATATAAAAAAGAGAAATTAACCCCATGACCTCAATTTTAATTTCCATAATTATTTTTCTTGCCGTGGCAGTTTTGGTGCTGGCTGTTTTTGCGCGTAAAGAAGCGGAAAAACACGGCACGAATACGAAAGATGAATTTGTCGGTATCTGCGCCTCGGCAATTGAGACGGCTTCGGAAAAAGAATCTCGCAAGCAAAAGGCGCTGGCTATGTTTGAGCGGAAAAAAGAACTCTCCAACGCCGAAATCCGCAAGACGCTCGGCGTATCTAGCCGCACGGCCGTGCGCTATTTAGATGAATTGGAAGCGGAGGGCAAAATAGAGCAAGTCGGCAAAATCGGCCACGCCGTCACCTACCGTCTAAAATAAAACAACATTCCAACATTCTGCAGAATGTTGGAATGTTGTGGCGGATGTGTTATGTTGTAAATATGGTAAAGACTTCAAGACAACTGGAAAGATATTTTAAGGGCGCGGCCAACCATCGGCGAATTGATATCTTGTTTACGGTTGAAAAAAATGACGGGATTACGGTTGAAGAGATTGCGGATGCTCTGGAGGCAAATTTCAAGACCATCTCCCAGCACACACGCTCGCTGGTCCATGCCGGTCTGTTGAATAAACAATACCGCGGCCGTCGGGTAGCGCACTCACTTTCTCCCTATGGCAAATTTTTCCTTAAGTTCATGAAAACATTCTAACATTCTGCAGAATGTTAGAATGTTATGAATGCGCCAGACGAGTGGCGTATTGAAAAAAAATGAAAATCGGTAATATTTTAAAACTCACTATTGCGATTGCGGTGTCGGAATTGGCCGGTGTGATCGGCTCGTTTTTTACTGTTTCTTCAATTCCAAATTGGTATGCCGGGCTGGTGAAGCCGGCGCTCAATCCTCCTGCTTGGGTATTTGGACCCGCGTGGACTATGCTTTACGCGTTGATGGGCATTTCGCTTTTTTTGATCTGGAAGATCAACCCTTCCGAAGCTCGCGTCGGCGAGCGTAGGAGGGCCGTCACATTATTTTTCATCCAGCTTTTCTTAAACGCAATCTGGTCAATTATTTTCTTTGGCCTGCATGGTTCAACATGGCTCACCATAAACAATCTCGGCTGGGCATTGGTTGATATCATTCTTCTCTGGCTCGCGATCGTCTGGACAATGGTTGTATTCTACAAAATTTCTCGCCCGGCGGCATATCTCCTCGTGCCGTATCTTCTCTGGGTAAGTTTCGCGATGTATTTAAACTACGCGATCTGGGCATTAAATTGAAAAAATTATGACCACATACAGACACACTCAAATTGGTTACCTGATGCTCTCTATTACGCTCGTCGTGCTGGTGTTTTTCGCGTGGCTTCAGATCACGGCCAGAGCTGAACCTCCTTCGTATGACTCCGGCACCAATTTTGCCATTACCGCCATAATGGCACTCATTCTGTTTATCCTTGCATCGTTTTCAACGCTTACCGTCTTCATTGACGAACAATTTTTGAAAATCTGTTTTGGCTGGGGCATTTTCCGCAAAAAGTTTCCGTTAACCGATATCGCCACTATCGGGAAAGTAAAAAATCATTGGTATTACGGCTGGGGCATACGGCTATGGTTCTGGCCGTATATGTGGATTTTTAATGTTTCCGGCATTGACGCGATTGAAATTCGAATTAAGAACGGAAAAATCTATCGTATCGGCACGGACGAGCCGGAAAAACTTGAGGCCGCGATCAAGCAAGCAATAAGTTAAGCAAATCGTCCTAAGGGTTCAAGTTTCGTTTTACGGCTCGTCAGTATCGCAATTGGCGCAAAGGGCTCTTACCCTCGGCACAAATCACCGCGGGGACAATTACGGGGCAGTCAGCTCGTTTAAAGTAGATTAATACGTTTAACAAGTTATAAAAATTGGGCGATAATGGGGATGTGAAGCATAAATCCTCGATTCTACCAATAGTGGCGGTATTATTCTTTTTTGAGATAATGCTTGTCAATGCGCAAGCAGATTTTATATTCTCAAAAACACTTCGGAAGGGAAATTCTGGAGCAGATGTCCATAAATTACAGGAAGCCCTTGCCGCAATGCCCGATATTTACCCCGAAAAGCTTGTTACGGGATACTTTGGTGTTCTAACAAGGCAAGCAGTGCGAAGATTTCAGAAAAAATACGGAATTGTTTCTTCGGGCGATGAAAGCACTACGGGATACGGATTGGTCGGGCCCAAAACAAGAAAAAAGCTGAATGAATTTATGGGAGGGCCGCAAGCCGGAATATCACAAGCGACAACGACTCCTTCCGGTTCCGAACTAAAAATAAATTCCGCGTTATGTCCGGATAACATTTGGGATGAAGCAGAACAAAAAGATTTGAACCTGTGCCCGGAAGACAATCCGATAAATAATCCGAAATCCGCAGTCGCGAAAATTGCGCCGCAGGCATCTTCATCTCCGTCTGCGTCGACTACGACACCTCCGCAAATTACACAACCGCTCCCCCCGCCTGTTTCGACGACAACGCCGCCGTTTAAATGGACAAAAGATTCGGGAATTAGAATTTCTGGAGGACAAGTTCCGTATGTTTACAAACTCAAAGATGGCAGATACCGCATGTATTATTGCGGCACGAATGGCAGTATTATGTCGGCTATTTCTTCAGACGGACTTAATTTTCAGACAGAATCAGGAGCGCGCTTGTCGCCAATCTATGGCGATTTTGAGGCCGTCATTTGCGACCCAACGCTTGTAGAACTGTCAGATGGCCGATTTCGTCTTTACTACAAAGGCGCTAATACCGGCGGTGTGCCGGCAATACATAAAGTATTTTCGGCCATTTCGTCTGACGGGTTAAATTTTGAACGGGAGGGATTGGTTATAGACTCGGAGAAAACTGACGACCAGAGTTGGGCAAGCGTACCCGAGGCGATTAAATTATCCGATGGTCGCGTTCGACTTTATTATGTATCAAGGGCTTGCGGCCGCGGCTGTATAGTTTCCGCCATATCAAGTGACGGCCTAAATTTTACAAAAGAGGAAACGAAAATTTACGATTATGTTGATCCGTCGGTAACACAACTTTCAGACGGCAGGTTTTTTCTTGTTACTGCGAATTTTACTTCGCAGGGCGGAACCGAACTTTATAGTTTTATTTCGAGTGACGGTATTCATTTTGACAATGCGAATCCGCAATCGGTAATCGTTGAATCGGTGGCAGATCCGGCAATTGTGAGGGTGGACGACAAAACTTATAGAATTTATTACTGGAAGATACCAGACAGCTCTCCCGTCATCTATAGCATTACCGGAACAATCGCAGGACAGTAGTCAAACTAATTTTCTCTACACTCGGCAGCAACTGATTCATTTGCGCTAAGATAACAGTGGGATATTCGTATTTTTCCGCCCAGTCAAACTCCCACCCCGTTAGATGCGAGCTATCTAACGGGGTGAAAAAGTCATCAAGCGGGGGGAGCAAAAACAAAAGCAGACGGCCATGTGTCGTCTGCTTTTGTTTTTGCTCCCCCCAATCCCCTCCTGCTGAGCCGTCTTTGCTCAAAAAGTTTTGGCGGCTACATCTTTAAATAAACCCAAAAAATTGGTAAAATGATAACAACCGCTATGAAATTACTCCTTACTTCAAACGGGTTTTCAAATCAAGCAATCGCTGACACACTCTTTGAATTGGTCGGCAAGAAGCCGGAAGATACGAGTTTAGTTTTCATCCCCACCGCCTCAAATGTTGAGGCGGAACATAAAGATTGGTTTATTGACGACCTTATCAATATTAAAAAACAAAACTTCAAATCGGTCGCCATAACTGACATTTCGGCTGTGCCGGAAAATATCTGGCGCCCGCAACTGGAAGAAGCGGATGTTTTGTTTTTTGAAGGCGGCAACACTTATCACCTCATGCGCTGGATAAATGAGTCGGGGCTTATAAAACTTTTGCCGGAAATGCTGAAGTCAAAAGTATATGTTGGCTTGAGCGCGGGAAGCATGGTAACCGGCCCCGATCTAGACCTCCGCCTTTTCAAAGCGATTTATGGTGAAGAGGCGGAAAAAGATTCGGTGGCTGGACTTGGTCTTGTAGATTTTTATTTTTTACCGCATCTCAATAACCCTCACTTCTCCGCGCGGATTGAAGCTAATCTCAAAGAAGTGATGAAAGAAATTAAGAGAAAGACCTATGTACTTGACGATTACTCCGCGCTAAAGGTAGTTGACGGAAAAGTGGAACATGTCGGTGGCGGGAAATATCTGGAATTTAATTAAATTGGAATAATTATGAATACCGAAATTCTCGCAATATTTCTAAACGAAGCGAACAAAGCGACTTATGCCAACAAAAACACCCCCAAAGTCGCGCCCACTCGCCTGAAGTCAGAGGACTACCATTTTGAAAAAGATGGCTTGATTTACCACGATACATATTTTGGTGGACGCGACTTTATCGGTGAGGAAATCGTATACGAAAACGAAAAACCAGTATGGGGCGCAAATTATTTCGGCTTTGTCCTTGATAAGAAAGTGAGCGAGAAAGATGTTTACGATTTCCTCCGAAAAGCACTGATGCAAGAATACAACGATATTATTCCGGTTCGAGGACCAGCAAAATTTTCTGATGGTGAGTGGACTTATCAATTTACAGCAAATGGTGGCTTAGAAAACTTTGCTGGTCAAGAAGAAATTTTGCTAAACGCAAAAATTGTGTATCGTTGTTTGATACACGGAGGATTCATCAGATAGCCGCCGGATTTTTTCTTCCCCGCCGCGCTTGCGGGCGGGGCTTCCTCGCCGCCGCAGGCGGCGAAATGCGTTCGAACTATCTTAAGAATACAGAACCAAAACATGAAGTTAGAATTTTTTGCGAGAACGAGATAAAATAGAACCAATGAACGAGAAAGCCATGCCTGCCGGCAGGCAGGGATTCGCGCCGCTTATAATTATTGTCATCGCGACTTTAGTTATCGGCGCCGGAGTCGTCTGGTTTTTAAGATTCCGGAGTGAAGGGGGGTTATCTTCCCGAGCAGCCGTCCCTCAATTTATCCAAGCCGATTTTATTGACTTATCAAAAATATCCGCCATATCAAAATTTCGTTCGGGAAGCGGACATGACTTTTCACGAGGATCGGGAGAAACCTGCCGCAGTATGAAGCATTATTTTAATGTTCAAAGGCCGGAATCAGCGGAAGAATTAATTAACAAAAACAGGGGCATCCCGCCAAAACCTGACGGCAAAACAGATATCCCTATTTACAGTCCGGTTGACGGAAAGATTATCAGCATTGAATCTGACCAATTTGGTGAACAATTTTATATTCGGCCAGATTCTCATCCCAACTTCACCGTTCGGCTATTCCATATTTATCCGCTCTCGGATATTAAAAAAGGCATTAAAGTTAAAGCCGGACAGAAAATTGGCGTCATTGGACAATATCAAAACACCGACATCGCGATTACAAAGGGCTGGACCAATTACTTTTCCTACTTTGAGGTTATGCCCGATGATATTTTTG
The genomic region above belongs to Candidatus Niyogibacteria bacterium and contains:
- a CDS encoding winged helix-turn-helix transcriptional regulator, encoding MCYVVNMVKTSRQLERYFKGAANHRRIDILFTVEKNDGITVEEIADALEANFKTISQHTRSLVHAGLLNKQYRGRRVAHSLSPYGKFFLKFMKTF
- a CDS encoding XRE family transcriptional regulator, translated to MNTEILAIFLNEANKATYANKNTPKVAPTRLKSEDYHFEKDGLIYHDTYFGGRDFIGEEIVYENEKPVWGANYFGFVLDKKVSEKDVYDFLRKALMQEYNDIIPVRGPAKFSDGEWTYQFTANGGLENFAGQEEILLNAKIVYRCLIHGGFIR
- a CDS encoding peptidoglycan-binding protein, whose protein sequence is MLVNAQADFIFSKTLRKGNSGADVHKLQEALAAMPDIYPEKLVTGYFGVLTRQAVRRFQKKYGIVSSGDESTTGYGLVGPKTRKKLNEFMGGPQAGISQATTTPSGSELKINSALCPDNIWDEAEQKDLNLCPEDNPINNPKSAVAKIAPQASSSPSASTTTPPQITQPLPPPVSTTTPPFKWTKDSGIRISGGQVPYVYKLKDGRYRMYYCGTNGSIMSAISSDGLNFQTESGARLSPIYGDFEAVICDPTLVELSDGRFRLYYKGANTGGVPAIHKVFSAISSDGLNFEREGLVIDSEKTDDQSWASVPEAIKLSDGRVRLYYVSRACGRGCIVSAISSDGLNFTKEETKIYDYVDPSVTQLSDGRFFLVTANFTSQGGTELYSFISSDGIHFDNANPQSVIVESVADPAIVRVDDKTYRIYYWKIPDSSPVIYSITGTIAGQ
- a CDS encoding HTH domain-containing protein; this encodes MTSILISIIIFLAVAVLVLAVFARKEAEKHGTNTKDEFVGICASAIETASEKESRKQKALAMFERKKELSNAEIRKTLGVSSRTAVRYLDELEAEGKIEQVGKIGHAVTYRLK
- a CDS encoding Type 1 glutamine amidotransferase-like domain-containing protein gives rise to the protein MITTAMKLLLTSNGFSNQAIADTLFELVGKKPEDTSLVFIPTASNVEAEHKDWFIDDLINIKKQNFKSVAITDISAVPENIWRPQLEEADVLFFEGGNTYHLMRWINESGLIKLLPEMLKSKVYVGLSAGSMVTGPDLDLRLFKAIYGEEAEKDSVAGLGLVDFYFLPHLNNPHFSARIEANLKEVMKEIKRKTYVLDDYSALKVVDGKVEHVGGGKYLEFN
- a CDS encoding tryptophan-rich sensory protein is translated as MKIGNILKLTIAIAVSELAGVIGSFFTVSSIPNWYAGLVKPALNPPAWVFGPAWTMLYALMGISLFLIWKINPSEARVGERRRAVTLFFIQLFLNAIWSIIFFGLHGSTWLTINNLGWALVDIILLWLAIVWTMVVFYKISRPAAYLLVPYLLWVSFAMYLNYAIWALN
- a CDS encoding CHAP domain-containing protein — encoded protein: MKKDQKIYIKENDVNFRKPSGEPDGVEKMKAGQNLVFVDGPWFRATKDGKIGWVYADYISETNPNPAQQPQQLISFVEGWPNLYNSPVTVAVREIINNEFGLEAEKIPLNCTEYVQYCIKTKLGIVIEWPSDRPRHGGKWADIFRRNNLYKVINEPVSNCAACFTDVRKKDGTLTKEGHVAFVEEIFPDGSIKISEANWPNSGIYSERILSKADWQNKYRCRFIDFL